The genomic region AACAGCTGAGAAATACTGGCCTTTGTTCCTTAGGTTTGATCGTGACTGGAAGAAGATAGAAGATTTCGTCGGCTCCAAGACAGTGATTCAGGTTTAAGGGAATAACTTACCCtaagttttgtttgaatttACTTTGACAAGTTTTCAACTTATTCCTCCTCTGCTGCCTTCTTGATTTTACTATAGATAAGGAGTCATGctcaaaaatactttttaaaggTTCAGAAAAACGGGACAGTAGCACATGTGCCACCCCCTCGGCCAAAGCGCAAAGCAGCTCATTCCTACCCTCAAAAGGCATCTAAGAACGGTTCGATAGTTTTTGTTAATCCTTGTTAGCTCGGTTACAAAGGTGATGAATATTCATTTTCAATTACCTGAGTTTTGAATCCATTTTTTTCCACAGCTCCAATGCAGCTTCAAGTTTCAACTTTCTGGGATGACGCATCAATACTGCTAAACAGAGTTATTTCACCACAGCACGAACATGCTACTCTTCTTGGAGCACAAGGCATGCTCTTTCGTCtgtgttttcaattttttttcttctctcttctttttttgtggTAGAACTAGAAATAGGCTTCGTTTTAGGAAGTTTCATGTGCTTATTTATGGCATATAACGCCACCTGATTCAGATGATATTGGACCTAAGGGTATATTAAATGTTAGTAGCCCTTCGACCTCCGGTGTGGGAAGCTCAAGCCGAACTATATCATGTTCTGAGGTTGTAGCAAAACAACCTCCAGCGCTTCACGGTAATCATTTGTGAACAGTTTCATGTtctgttttttgatttttaaactaTATGTTTACTGAAGATTTCTTTGCAGGTGTTCCTGATTTTGCTGAAGTTTATAGCTTCATAGGGAGTGTGTTTGATCCCAAAACGAGACTGGATCACGTTGAAAAGCTCAAGCAAATGGATCCTATAAATTTCGAAACTGTGAGTCAGAGCTTATAAAACTTTCAGTTTACTTGATGTACAAGCTTCACCAATCGCAGGATCGTTTTTGCAGGTTTTGTTACTGATGAGGAACCTCATAGTTAACTTATCAAACCCTGAGTTCGAATCCTCTGTAAGTGTTACATTTAAGATGATTTTGGCAGAGTCTGAACCATTACACTTCTCTAAGT from Raphanus sativus cultivar WK10039 unplaced genomic scaffold, ASM80110v3 Scaffold1104, whole genome shotgun sequence harbors:
- the LOC130503753 gene encoding protein REVEILLE 8-like, which produces AEKYWPLFLRFDRDWKKIEDFVGSKTVIQIRSHAQKYFLKVQKNGTVAHVPPPRPKRKAAHSYPQKASKNAPMQLQVSTFWDDASILLNRVISPQHEHATLLGAQDDIGPKGILNVSSPSTSGVGSSSRTISCSEVVAKQPPALHGVPDFAEVYSFIGSVFDPKTRLDHVEKLKQMDPINFETVLLLMRNLIVNLSNPEFESSRKALSSYEVNTELPSVTTGSFCPNSTSDKSS